In the genome of Spirochaetae bacterium HGW-Spirochaetae-1, one region contains:
- a CDS encoding peptide ABC transporter ATP-binding protein, with protein sequence MSNAIDTLLQVRNLGVTFHLSEREVMAVRDVSFSLARGETLGLVGESGCGKSVTAFSILRLVSPPGEIISGEVIYGGRNIVAMTSEEVRSIRGKDIAMIFQEPMTSLNPVFSIGFQISESIMLHSGAAKKDARDLTIEMLGLVGIPNAEKRFDSYPHEFSGGMRQRVMIAMALSASPSVLIADEPTTALDVTIQAQILDLLLEIQQKKNMSLLLITHDLGIVANIADNIAIMYAGEIVETGKTGDIFSNPGHPYTRGLFEAIPRVGETRDRLRTIPGIVPTISSIPQGCVFYPRCHLRTEECLSDAVVLREISPGHSVRCIKA encoded by the coding sequence ATGTCAAATGCCATCGATACATTACTACAGGTGCGGAACCTGGGCGTGACCTTTCATCTTTCCGAAAGGGAAGTCATGGCCGTGCGCGATGTATCCTTTTCCCTGGCCCGGGGTGAAACCCTGGGGCTGGTGGGTGAATCGGGCTGTGGAAAGTCAGTCACGGCTTTTTCTATCCTGCGGCTTGTGAGCCCGCCGGGCGAAATTATTTCGGGAGAAGTCATCTACGGCGGAAGAAATATCGTCGCTATGACCAGTGAAGAGGTGAGATCCATACGGGGTAAGGACATCGCCATGATCTTCCAGGAGCCCATGACCTCGCTCAATCCTGTTTTTTCCATAGGCTTTCAGATATCGGAAAGTATCATGCTTCATTCCGGTGCGGCGAAGAAAGATGCCAGAGACCTGACTATTGAAATGCTGGGTCTCGTGGGGATCCCCAATGCGGAAAAGCGTTTTGACTCCTATCCCCATGAATTTTCCGGCGGCATGCGGCAGCGGGTAATGATAGCCATGGCCCTCTCGGCCTCACCATCGGTGCTCATTGCCGATGAGCCTACCACGGCCCTGGACGTAACCATCCAGGCCCAGATCCTGGACCTCCTTCTTGAAATTCAGCAGAAAAAGAACATGTCTCTCCTGCTGATCACTCATGACCTGGGGATTGTAGCTAATATCGCCGACAATATTGCCATTATGTACGCCGGGGAAATTGTCGAGACAGGGAAAACCGGGGATATTTTCTCCAACCCCGGGCACCCCTATACCAGGGGGCTTTTCGAGGCGATTCCCCGTGTCGGGGAAACCAGGGACCGCCTCAGGACCATACCGGGTATTGTTCCCACCATTTCATCGATTCCCCAGGGCTGCGTGTTTTATCCCCGTTGTCACCTGAGGACAGAAGAATGCCTCAGCGATGCTGTTGTCCTGCGGGAAATATCCCCGGGTCACTCCGTACGCTGTATTAAAGCCTGA
- a CDS encoding serine hydroxymethyltransferase (catalyzes the reaction of glycine with 5,10-methylenetetrahydrofolate to form L-serine and tetrahydrofolate) translates to MNKDYSLKQTDSDVYRILQDENKRQEESLILIASENYVSRAVLEASSSTMTNKYAEGYPGKRYYNGCRHVDEVESLAIERIKKLFGADYANVQPHSGAQANMSVMMSLVKPGDTYMGMNLSHGGHLSHGSPVNFSGLYFNVVSYGVTRDTNLIDYDEVARVAREHKPKLIIAGASAYPRIIDFEKFSEIAREVGAKLMVDIAHIAGLVAAGLHPSPVPLADFVTMTTHKTLRGPRGGVILAKEEYEKDVNKFLFPGTQGGPQMHSIAAKAVAFKEALEPSFKDYQKQVIKNAAVLAESLMSRGFNITSGGTDNHLMLVDLRNKNITGKDAANRLDEAGITCNKNGVPFDDKSPFVTSGIRLGSPALTTRGLKEDDFKKIGTLIADICENMEDESVLKRVRGSVKEICQAHPTDFLRL, encoded by the coding sequence ATGAACAAGGATTATTCCCTGAAACAGACGGACTCCGATGTGTACCGCATCCTGCAGGATGAAAATAAACGTCAGGAGGAGAGCCTTATTCTCATAGCCTCGGAGAATTATGTTTCCCGGGCCGTTCTCGAGGCATCGTCATCGACCATGACAAATAAATATGCCGAGGGGTATCCCGGAAAGCGTTATTATAACGGTTGCCGCCACGTTGATGAGGTGGAAAGCCTGGCCATTGAAAGAATCAAAAAGCTTTTCGGCGCCGACTATGCCAATGTTCAGCCCCACAGCGGGGCTCAGGCAAATATGTCGGTCATGATGTCGCTGGTAAAACCCGGCGATACCTACATGGGGATGAACCTCTCCCATGGAGGCCATCTTTCCCACGGTTCACCTGTTAATTTCTCGGGCCTCTATTTTAACGTGGTATCATACGGCGTTACCCGCGACACCAATCTCATCGATTATGATGAGGTGGCCCGGGTCGCCCGTGAACATAAACCGAAACTGATCATAGCCGGGGCATCGGCATATCCCCGCATAATTGATTTTGAGAAATTCAGTGAAATAGCCCGCGAGGTTGGTGCCAAGCTCATGGTGGATATCGCCCATATAGCGGGCCTCGTGGCTGCGGGTCTTCATCCATCGCCGGTTCCCCTGGCCGATTTTGTCACCATGACCACCCACAAGACCCTTCGCGGTCCCCGGGGCGGCGTCATTCTTGCAAAGGAAGAGTACGAGAAGGATGTCAACAAATTCCTCTTCCCTGGAACACAGGGCGGGCCCCAGATGCACAGTATCGCAGCAAAGGCCGTGGCATTCAAGGAAGCGCTGGAGCCTTCGTTTAAAGACTACCAGAAACAGGTAATAAAGAATGCGGCGGTCCTGGCTGAATCGCTCATGTCCCGGGGATTCAACATCACCTCGGGTGGAACGGACAATCATCTCATGCTCGTGGATCTGCGAAATAAAAACATCACGGGCAAGGATGCCGCTAACCGTCTCGACGAGGCCGGCATTACCTGCAATAAAAACGGAGTTCCCTTCGACGATAAATCGCCTTTTGTCACCAGCGGTATCCGTCTCGGCAGCCCGGCTCTTACGACACGCGGTCTGAAAGAGGACGATTTTAAAAAGATCGGAACCCTTATCGCCGACATATGCGAGAACATGGAGGATGAGTCCGTGCTGAAACGCGTACGGGGAAGTGTGAAGGAAATCTGCCAGGCGCATCCCACGGATTTTCTGAGGTTGTAA
- a CDS encoding nucleoside triphosphate pyrophosphohydrolase, which translates to MQFKEKLPLYLLAEITSILRAENGCAWDREQTSQSLKPYLIEESYELYDAIESGDADHIREELGDLLYQIYAHAQIAMEESRFTIDDVASDISRKLIRRHPHVFGNEEARTSGEVMEQWEKIKKVEKSHRESILDGVPKHLPALLKAYRIQQKASRIGFDWEKIDDVFKKIYEEIDEFKEALEKKDMHNMTEEAGDLLFSIVNVLRFVKINPEEALQKTVNKFITRFRHIEKRTGEMGRAMEDMTLKELDELWDEAKRQ; encoded by the coding sequence ATGCAATTTAAGGAAAAGCTTCCCCTGTACCTTCTGGCCGAAATTACATCGATTCTGAGAGCGGAAAACGGGTGCGCCTGGGACCGGGAGCAGACCAGCCAGTCCCTGAAACCCTACCTCATAGAGGAGTCCTATGAACTCTATGATGCAATTGAGTCAGGCGATGCAGACCATATACGCGAGGAACTTGGTGACCTCCTCTACCAGATTTATGCCCACGCCCAGATAGCCATGGAAGAAAGCCGCTTCACCATCGATGATGTGGCATCGGACATCTCCCGTAAACTGATCCGCCGGCACCCCCACGTTTTCGGAAACGAAGAAGCACGTACATCGGGTGAGGTCATGGAGCAGTGGGAAAAAATAAAAAAGGTGGAAAAGTCTCACCGGGAATCCATTCTTGACGGCGTTCCCAAACACCTGCCGGCCCTGTTGAAGGCCTACCGCATCCAGCAGAAGGCATCGCGTATCGGTTTTGACTGGGAAAAGATCGATGATGTCTTCAAAAAAATCTACGAGGAAATAGACGAGTTCAAAGAAGCCCTGGAGAAAAAGGACATGCACAACATGACCGAGGAGGCCGGGGACCTGCTTTTCAGCATTGTCAACGTGCTTCGCTTCGTGAAAATAAATCCCGAAGAGGCCCTGCAGAAAACCGTGAACAAATTTATCACACGGTTCAGGCACATCGAGAAGCGCACCGGAGAAATGGGCAGGGCCATGGAAGACATGACCCTGAAGGAACTCGACGAACTCTGGGATGAGGCGAAAAGACAGTAA